TCAGATGACCATACCTGCTGCGAAGATTCATGATCGCGTCCAAAGACAGCAACACCAGTTTCGGTAAAAATTGGCGCATAGCTACCAAAGCGGGGACGGGGACGAGCGTAAAGAATCCCATGTCCATCGGTCAGGAAGTAGCGCAAACCGGCATCAGCCAGCATTCGCTCCAAACCTTCATAGTAAGCGCATTCCGGCAACCAAATACCTCTGGGTCGGCGTCCAAAGGTTTGCTCGTAATGTTCGCAAGCTACCTGAATTTGCGCCCAGACAGCCTCCGGATACATTTTCATCAGCGGAAGATAGCCGTGAGTTGCGCCACATGTTATAATTTCCAGGTTGTTAGAGTCTTGGAACTGCTTAAAAGCTGTTACCAAATCACCTTTGTAGCGTTCCCATAGCTGACGCGCTTCGTTGAATTCGGTAGCGTAATGTTCGGCTAAATAGCGCATATGCCCGTTGTTGGCATTATGCTCTGCTTCAAGTTCTATGAGTTCTTCTAGTTGAGTTAAGTGTGCGTCATAGCGTTCTTGCAGCAGCGGATCGCGAAGCATTGACACCAAAGGCGGTGTCATGCTCATAGTGATTTTAAAGTCGATGCCGTCTCGCTTTAATCCTTCAAATACTTTCAGTAAAGGGATATATGTTTCCGTAATGGCTTCATAAAGCCATTCTTCCTCCAGCACATAGTCACTTTCAGGGTGACGAACGAAGGGCAGGTGTGCATGAAGTACAAGCGCAACGTAGCCGATAGCCATAGTGATTCCGATGTGGTACGTGTAAGTTGAAGCTGAAGGATTAGGCAGAATTTAACAATATTTTAAGACTTTATCAGGAGCGTAGCAGTGTTTGGTATTTCTTTTTCATCGATGCTGCTTCAGACGCGAAAATGTTCGTCTATCTTAATTAAAGGCACTCCCTCACAAAAAAGGAATTTTTCAAGAGTGAAACAGCAACTCGCTTTTGTGTTATCTATTTTGACCAGTACTATTTTGGCAGGCTCTGTGTCGCAAGCGGCTCCTTTACCCACCGAAATTAAGCAACCCACCTTAGAACAACCCACAGTCAAAGCGACAGCACTAACGCTAGAAGACTTGCCATCAGGGTTTCAAGAACTTCCACCTAGTATAAAGGCGGAAATTGCTTCTAAAATAGAACCTTTCAAGCAGTTACTGATCAAAGATAATTTTCCGCTCAATAACTTCTTTGCCTTTGTAGAACCGCAAAAGATGGAAGTTATCATCGGCTTTACGGGTATGCTATCAAATCAAGCTCAACAAGGTCAATTCGATGCTGCTCTCCAAAAAGCGCGGCAACCAGAGTTTGAGCAACAGATAAAAAAACTCGCGCAGAAACTACCATCAAGTCAAGAAGTGAAAGTGTTAAAGTACAAGTCGCTTCCGGAATTGAATAATTTGGCACAGTCATCTTCGGGTTTTTCCTTAGATGCAACTGTTCAAGAAATGCCTGTAAATTTTGATGTCGTCAGCTTTCGCCGCAGCAGCGTCGGTGCAATGACAGCGGTTATATATTTGACTGGAAATAAACCTTCGGTATCTGTGAAAGATGTCGCTACCAAGTTAGATGGACGTGTCTTGCAAGCTTCACCTTCCTCGACTAAGGAACCGAGTGTATCTCAGTAGCAAGATATTTGATTAATTTTGTAGTAAGGACTTCAGTTCTTATCTAACAATTATGAGGACTTAAGTCCTCACTACGACTTATCACTCATCATCTTTATACAATTCCTGCAACTCTTGTAATTGAGTCCGGCGGGATTTTTGGCGATATTTTTTACTTTCTAGCTTCGGTTCGTACTGAGTCTGCCCTTTTCCTTTCGTTTTTAACTTTTGGGTAGATTCTGGATCGGCTTGTTGGTTAAGCTGAGTTTGACGAGCGATCGCTTGCTCTAAAAATTCCAGATAATGCTCATAACGTTCCCACTCACCCCGAACTACACAACCCGGTTCGTCTCGATGCAGGCAATCACTAAACCGACAGCTATCAACTGCTAATCTCTGTCTTGCTTCGGGGAAATAACAAATTAATTCTTCCGGGGAACAATCAATATCAGGCTGATTAAAACCGGGAGTATCAGCCAGCAACGCACCTAATGGTAATTCAAACAATTCTACGTGGCGGGTGGTGTGACGTCCGCGAGATAGTTTACCAGAAACCTCACCCACGCGCAAGTGAGCATCGGGAATCAGCGCATTAATCAAACTCGATTTACCAACTCCTGAAGGACCTGCCAAAACGGTGATTTTGTCTTGCAACTGGTAACTTAATTTGTCGATATTTATATTATTATTGACGCTGATAAATAGCGTTTGATAGCCCCAACCAAGCAAGCGATCGCTTATTTCCGACTGTTCTTGAGTTGAAACTAAATCGCCTTTATTTAAGCATAAAAGCACATCCAAACCTGTAGATTCCGCCTTTACCAAAAAGCGACTGAGTTGATAAGGTTCTAGAGGCGGATCGGCAACAGCGAATACTAAAAGGATTTGATTAACATTAGCGATCGCCGGACGGTCTAATTCACTATCACGGGGTAAAACAAAAGCGATCGCCCCTCGTCCCCCTGCCCAATCTGGTTCTTCAACCACAACGCGATCGCCCACCATCACCTGTTGCCCAATTTTTTTCAACCGAGTTCTCCGAGTGCAGAGGAGGAGGGGAGGATGGGGAGAGGGGAGGATGGGGAGAGGGGGGGATGGGGAGAGGGGGGGATGGGGGGATGCGGGGAAAGAATTATTCTCACTGTCTAAGAGTCCCCTTGTCACGCCACTTTGCTCAACGTTCGTGACCTCCGCACGCAAGTGGCTCCCCTTGTCCCCTTGTCCCTTTGTCCCCTTGTCCTCCTTGTCCTCCTTGTCTCCAAGGAGTCTCCTTGTCTCCAAGGAGTCTCCTAAATCCAGCTGCACTCGATAAAAATTCGCTTGCACAGCTAGCACAGTACCTAGCAACTGCCCAGTGGTAGAAAAAGCTTCCCCTTTCATCAGGCAGTAACCGGACGGCGGACTAACAGAGAAAAATAGCCAGCACAATCTGTAATTTGTTCCACCTGATAGCCTGCCATTGTCAAGCTATCAGGAACTTGCTCAATCGGTTCTCCAGGGTCTAACCAGACTTCTAGCAAACCTCCCTGTGGCATTTGTTCTAAACGTAATTTCGTCCGCACAAAATTAATCGGGCAAGGAGTGCCGCGCAAATCGAGTTGAGCATCGGGAGTTGAGACGGAAGATACGCTCATTACTTAAACAAATTTCCCAAAAAACCTTCTAGACCACCTTTACCAGTGCGCTCTCCCTTAATTTTAGCTAGCTTCTCTAGTAATTCTCGTTCATCTGGCATCACCTTGGTGGGAATATCAATTAACACCGTTAGCATGTGGTCGCCTCGACTTACAGGATTTCCTAAGCGTGGTACACCGCGATTTTCCAGCTTCATCACCGTATTCGGTTGAGTTCCTGCCGGAATTATCAATTCCACTGGACCATCTACCGTATTTACCTCTAAACGACAGCCTAAAATCGCCTGGAGGTAGCTAATTTTGATTTCCGAGAGAATGCTAATTCCATCTCGGTGGAATTCCTCATCCTCATTGACGAACAAGTAGACATATAAATCTCCCGCAGGACCACTGCGCTGACCTGCATCTCCTTCATTAGAAATTCGCAAGCGCGTCCCATTATCCACCCCAGCGGGAATAGTAATTTTCAATTTCTTCGTTACTTGATTTGCGCCTTTGCCGTCGCAAGCATCACACTTGTCTTCAATTACCATCCCCGTACCATTACAGGTGGGACAAGTCGAAACTTGAGTAAAGCTGCCAAAAGGCGTTCTGGTAACGCGGCGTACTTGACCCGAACCGCTACAAGTCGAACAAGTCCGGGGACGAGTTCCTGGTTTGGCACCAGATCCGGTACAGACCTCACAAGTTTCTAGATGAGAGATGCGAATTTCTTTTTCACCGCCAAATACTGCTTCTCGAAAATCTAACTTCAAGTCTAGCCGGAGGTCATCACCTCGCACCGGACCGCTGCGCCGTCTTTGCGTAGAAGGACCGCCCATTCCGCCTGCGAAGCCACTGAAAATACTTTCAAAGATATCAGCAAATCCACCCATATCGCTCATATCTTGGAAGCCTCCAGCGCCAGCCGCACCGGATACACCAGCTTCACCAAAACGGTTATAACGCTCTCTGATTTCCGGTTCAGAAAGCACTTCATAAGCGCGGTTAATTTCCTTAAAGCGATCCTCCGCTCCCGGTTCTTTATTCACGTCTGGGTGATACTTCCGGGCTAGGCGGCGGTATGCGCCTTTAATTTCTTCTTTGTCGGCATCACGAGAGACACCTAAAATTTCATAATAATCGCGGGCCATATAGCAAAGGTAAAAGTTAGAAGGTAGAAAGCGGAAGGCAGAACTTCAAAAAGGCAAAGGTTAATTTTTGTTAATACTTGATTTTACCTTTTACCTTTGACAAAAATCACTCTTTATATTTTGAGCATGAGATGCTTTGCTCCTAAAACAGGACAATCATCTACCCAAAATTAGTCACTTCCCCTGCATCAGGCTTAAAGAAAGCTAACTTTGGGCAAGTTTTTTGCTCAAACTTCTCACTGCCGATTGGCTGTTTCTTTTACAATTGTGCTACGCAGGACGGTAAAACCCCGCCGATCAACAGAGGAGCTAGCCGCACCTATAGGTGTGGAAAACCCCCATATACGTTTAATCGCATCTGTACTAGCACTCCGTGTAGTCCACGGTAACTCGCTTCTACAATCTAACAAACCATTGCGGTACAGCACCACTTTGGCGATAAAGGGGAATGGGGAATGGGGAATGGGGTAATGGGGAATGGGGCATGGGGAATGGGGAAAGAGGAAAAGTCCAATGCCCAATGCCCAATTACCAATTACCAATTACCAATTACCCTTTAATCGATCGCCTCGTAATCTGCTTGTAAGGTACCCTCATCATCAAAATCAAAGTTGAATTGAGGTGCGATCGTTCCATTCACTGGTTCAACACCAGGACTAAAGGGAATATCTGAAGTCTGGGCGACTTCATCACTAGGCACTGTCGCTCGGTTGTATACATCGGCACCAATAGCAAACAAAGTTTGTTGAAAGTCATCCAAGCACTGTTTTAATTGTTCGGGTGAAATACCGTCTTCAGCGATCGCTGCTTGGAGTTTTGTGACTTTTTCATTTGCCAAAGCTTTCATCGAATCGGCAATTAAGTTGCCATTATCCTTTAAAGTCGATTCGTAACTTAACAACAGGGTATCCGCTTGGTTTTTTAATTCAACCAGTTGTATGCGTTTTCTATCAAGTTCTGCAAACATTTCTGCTTCTTGCCGCATCCGTTCGACTTCATTGGTACTTAAACCACCTGTGTTGGTAATCCGAATACTTTGTTCTCTACCGGTGCCTTTGTCTTGAGCCGAAACCTTGAGGATGCCGTTGACATCGATTTCAAATGATACTTCGATTTGCGGCACGCCACGGGATGCGGGGGGAATTCCGGCAAGAAGGAATTTACCGAGACTTTTATTATCCCTTGCCATTGCCCGTTCACCTTGAAGGACGTGAATTTCCACGCTTGTTTGCCCATCAATTGCGGTGGAAAACACTTGAGACTTGCTGGTAGGAATTGTAGTATTGCGTTCAATAATTTTAGTGAATACTTCTCCTAAAGTTTCCAATCCCAGCGATAAAGGTGTAACATCCAAGAGTAAGAGATTCTCGACTTCACCACCCAGCACGCCGGCTTGAATTGCAGCGCCGAGTGCCACTGCTTCGTCAGGATTGATAGAGCGATCGGGTGCTTTGCCGTTGAAAAATCTGATCAGGGCGTTTTGAACTGCGGGAATGCGCGTAGAACCGCCCACCAAAATAATTTTATCTATGTTTTGTGGTTTCAACTCTGCATCTTTGAGCGCTTGAACCATCGGTTCGATAGTAGCTTCAATTAATTGGCTTGCCAGTTCTTCAAATTTGGAACGGCTGAGTTCCATTTCTAGATGCTTGGGTCCGGTTTCATTGGCGGTGATAAATGGCAAGTTAATTGAAGTATTTGCCATGCTGGAAAGTTCAATCTTTGCCTTTTCCGCTGCTTCTCGCAAGCGTTGCAGCGCCATTTTGTCTTGGGAAAGGTCAACTTTTTCTTGTTTGTAGAAGTGTTGAATCATCCAGCGGACGATCGCATTATCAAAGTCGTCTCCACCTAGATGGTTATTACCACAAGTCGCCTTAACTTCAAATACTCCATCCCCAAGTTGTAGAATGGATACGTCGAAGGTGCCGCCCCCCAAGTCAAATACTAAAATTAGCTGTTCAGTTTCTTGCTTGTCTAAGCCAAAAGCTAAAGCCGCAGCAGTTGGTTCATTGATGATTCGCAGTACTTCTAATCCAGCAATTGTGCCAGCATCTTTAGTTGCCTGTCTTTGAGCATCTGTGAAATATGCTGGTACAGTAATTACTGCCTGGGTAACAGTTTCACCTAAGAAATTTTCCGCATCTTGTTTGAGTTTTTGCAAAACCATTGCGGAGATTTCTTGCGGTGTGTAGTTACGTCCGCGAATTTGCACATCAACGGTATCATCTCGACCTTTGACACAAGCATAGGGGACGCGATCGCGTTCTACTTGGGTGTCATCCCAACGACGACCAATAAATCGCTTGATACTGTAAATTGTGTTCTCGGCATTTGTAACTGCTTGTCGCTTTGCCAATTGACCGACTAAGCGCTCCCCACCTTTGCCAAATCCGAGAATACTAGGAGTGGTTCTTCCACCTTCTGAATTGGCAATGACAATCGGTTGACCACCTTCCAATACTGCGACGCAACTATTGGTAGTGCCTAAGTCGATCCCAATAACTTTTCCCATAACTAACGGTATTTTTACCAGAGTGCTTCTTACAAAAATGTAGACATAAGCTTCCACACCAAGACTGGTGTGGAAGTTTCTGTCCAACAAAACTATAGACGTGATTTTTCGCGGAGTAACTTTTTAACTACGGACAAGTTTTTTACGGTTTTCGCAAAAAAAGCATTCTCCTCCCGATGGAAGAAAAGCGTAAGTTAAGCGAAAACCGTAAATAGCATGTCCAGCGTTTGGGTATGCGATGCTCGCCTTTGCAAGAGGTCCAATAACTTTTAGCTACCAGTAGTTAGACAGTAGTCAAAAGAAACCAGTGCTATAGACGGGTTGCTTTTGACTTTTGACAAATGAAAAAAGCGGTTTAACTACATTGCTGGATTCGACTGAATATCCTCCACAGGAGGCATGTCTTCTTTCGGAGCAGCGACTTTGACCATTGCATGGCGAAGCACGCGATCGCCCAAATAATATCCGCGCACTAACTCTTCTAACACTGTTCCTTCTGGATGTTCATCCGTAGGTTCGCGCATTACTGCTTCGTGTAAGTTCGGATCGAATTCTTGACCTTCGGGTCGCATTGGTGACACACCCAAGCGTTTCAAGCAATCTACTAATTGCTTGTAGACACCTTGATAACTTTTGTGAATTGTCAATTCACCCTCAGTTTGCGGTTTTAGATGTGCTCTTGCCCGTTCAAAATTATCAACTACTGGCAGTAATTCCGTAATCGTATTCCGCTTCACGAGCAAGTCAAGCTCTTCTTTTTCCTTGCTGGTGCGTTTGCGATAATTCTCAAAATCTGCCCCAATCCGCATATATTGGGTGTTGCGCTCTTCTAATTGCGCTTTCAGTGACTCTATTTGTTGAGTCATTTCTGCTAATGCAGTATCAGTTATAGTCTGCGGAGTTCCAGCAGTACCATTTTCTTGTGTGTCTGTCTGTGCTGATGTATTGGTTTGGGCTGTCACTTGCTCAGTAACCTCGCTACCAGATTCGTTATAGTTCATTTGGGCTGGGGACTCGCTCATCATTGCTTACTTTACCTCTGTGTTCACCCTAAAAGATGGCTTATATTGTTTATTTGTTTATCCTCTTCCATTATTGTGTAATCATTCCAAATGCTATTTACGGCAATTAGTCCCCACATAGTAACAGCCGTTGAATGCACTTGCCGCTTACTGGGAGGCATATTTTTTGCCGAAATTTTCATTTGAAGCGATCTCACCGTCCTTATTGTGACAAATGGCGAGCGCCTTAGCCCAGGCGCACCAATGGCGGCATTCCGAATCAAAAAGGTAGGGAATAGGGAATGGGGAATGGGTAATGGGTAATGGGGAATGGGTAATGGGTAATGGGTAATGTACTTTTCTCTTTCTCAATTAGCAATTAGCAATTAGCAATTACCAATTCGCAATTCGCAAAAATTCAGCAACTAAGCATGAGAATTCTCTTTATCAGATTGGGAATACTTTAACCAGAGGTTTCCGCTACTCATTGCTCACTTATGACTTACTCGTCACAACAACGGCGCAGTACCGCTCTTACTACAAGAACCGAATTTTCGCCCTTCGGCAATAAACTTGTGCAATCTGGCTATGTCAATAGCGAACAGATGAGACAAGCGTTGATTGATAGCCGCAAGTCTGGCGTACCCTTAACAGAAGTACTCGAATCAATCTCTGGGCAACAACTATCACCTGAGTTGCTCAGACAGTATAAAAAACAGCAATTATTTGAACTTAAAATACTATACGGTGTTGAGTTTATTGATCCGGAAGTTAGTCAAGTAGGCAGCACCACGGTAGGAAAGCTGATTGATACCCTGATTCCAGCGGATATCTGTCGTCGCCATCGCTTAGTGCCACTGTCAAAACATGAAGACCAAAACCCGCCCTCGCTGTTAGT
Above is a genomic segment from Tolypothrix sp. NIES-4075 containing:
- the dnaJ gene encoding molecular chaperone DnaJ; translated protein: MARDYYEILGVSRDADKEEIKGAYRRLARKYHPDVNKEPGAEDRFKEINRAYEVLSEPEIRERYNRFGEAGVSGAAGAGGFQDMSDMGGFADIFESIFSGFAGGMGGPSTQRRRSGPVRGDDLRLDLKLDFREAVFGGEKEIRISHLETCEVCTGSGAKPGTRPRTCSTCSGSGQVRRVTRTPFGSFTQVSTCPTCNGTGMVIEDKCDACDGKGANQVTKKLKITIPAGVDNGTRLRISNEGDAGQRSGPAGDLYVYLFVNEDEEFHRDGISILSEIKISYLQAILGCRLEVNTVDGPVELIIPAGTQPNTVMKLENRGVPRLGNPVSRGDHMLTVLIDIPTKVMPDERELLEKLAKIKGERTGKGGLEGFLGNLFK
- the dnaK gene encoding molecular chaperone DnaK, which translates into the protein MGKVIGIDLGTTNSCVAVLEGGQPIVIANSEGGRTTPSILGFGKGGERLVGQLAKRQAVTNAENTIYSIKRFIGRRWDDTQVERDRVPYACVKGRDDTVDVQIRGRNYTPQEISAMVLQKLKQDAENFLGETVTQAVITVPAYFTDAQRQATKDAGTIAGLEVLRIINEPTAAALAFGLDKQETEQLILVFDLGGGTFDVSILQLGDGVFEVKATCGNNHLGGDDFDNAIVRWMIQHFYKQEKVDLSQDKMALQRLREAAEKAKIELSSMANTSINLPFITANETGPKHLEMELSRSKFEELASQLIEATIEPMVQALKDAELKPQNIDKIILVGGSTRIPAVQNALIRFFNGKAPDRSINPDEAVALGAAIQAGVLGGEVENLLLLDVTPLSLGLETLGEVFTKIIERNTTIPTSKSQVFSTAIDGQTSVEIHVLQGERAMARDNKSLGKFLLAGIPPASRGVPQIEVSFEIDVNGILKVSAQDKGTGREQSIRITNTGGLSTNEVERMRQEAEMFAELDRKRIQLVELKNQADTLLLSYESTLKDNGNLIADSMKALANEKVTKLQAAIAEDGISPEQLKQCLDDFQQTLFAIGADVYNRATVPSDEVAQTSDIPFSPGVEPVNGTIAPQFNFDFDDEGTLQADYEAID
- the rsgA gene encoding small ribosomal subunit biogenesis GTPase RsgA, whose amino-acid sequence is MKGEAFSTTGQLLGTVLAVQANFYRVQLDLGDSLETRRLLGDKEDKEDKGTKGQGDKGSHLRAEVTNVEQSGVTRGLLDSENNSFPASPHPPLSPSPPLPILPSPHPPLLLCTRRTRLKKIGQQVMVGDRVVVEEPDWAGGRGAIAFVLPRDSELDRPAIANVNQILLVFAVADPPLEPYQLSRFLVKAESTGLDVLLCLNKGDLVSTQEQSEISDRLLGWGYQTLFISVNNNINIDKLSYQLQDKITVLAGPSGVGKSSLINALIPDAHLRVGEVSGKLSRGRHTTRHVELFELPLGALLADTPGFNQPDIDCSPEELICYFPEARQRLAVDSCRFSDCLHRDEPGCVVRGEWERYEHYLEFLEQAIARQTQLNQQADPESTQKLKTKGKGQTQYEPKLESKKYRQKSRRTQLQELQELYKDDE
- a CDS encoding sulfurtransferase TusA family protein; the encoded protein is MSVSSVSTPDAQLDLRGTPCPINFVRTKLRLEQMPQGGLLEVWLDPGEPIEQVPDSLTMAGYQVEQITDCAGYFSLLVRRPVTA